The Rhizophagus irregularis chromosome 2, complete sequence genome contains a region encoding:
- a CDS encoding uncharacterized protein (SECRETED:cutsite_VKS-SI; SECRETED:prob_0.8752); SECRETED:SignalP(1-24), with protein sequence MKKLKLSFIFLLSIILLSILPVKSSITFVEETPETPSTPRVLNSNFYDDGTIVVRIVRVNYTAPPKICVEEFLSLRIIYPDKTIKKLDLSAVKLNIQPFNFCLLPTANPIRFYPVKKNFLLITYAEAEDVNSPYTYNDWGMIIDLDGSFKSKIWLGTSYVNTTTNEWLPAQDSVTLNIHRDNGFLRTAPVTGTNSMTLKQFKVNEIGEVQLLAETSMNFTATPIETVATMDGGYAIIYPNYEFTTTTTTTMPLAPYMSIHGFFLQNGSPEKQGPFVLYQTPNPVSKIILLDCDFTKVGFGQTCILVLNIAPVIDRNTFIKIDFLSTGTVYNITMFQNPADLIDFTVESLQYGGYLLYSRAPFPNDMTKLNLYGYILDDHGNRYDWNISYPTTTNFNGDVLVLPNNTIAIPQPEFQQTWGLLTTDLYKIKGAQDHGYGNLHIFNTTPNIGEIINPSKIEFLTIQFYDKVDLSSNHNITILQDGGIIRQITSVSHNNGDFVKNIDGYTIQIKVINSTFNQPNTMYYIIMDDGFVKSKDLQEPIIGIQDNSWKFFTTKEGVTQNSGFSNYYKKKVNASAINGKVLLNVDGTDYFRRIKDDKIKVKEFFDNLTRELAEAIPVDSERIYTNYKHEIDTSASPEQYILSINIGKAKNETERSVDSISDNLNTLIRNKLITVIGTGEYTNYLDERYGYVPIPRWIQEHLGSLLGTIGLNIILLSLAYWCNSIAIFSCGNAVEKFVTTILFTSNDADSVEKIFPASLFFVTFPFIVNLGFAFKVVIDELMRHDLRKLLKTIKRLKDDLVKEGNNSTVGGGNNSTVGGSNNSTVGGSNNSTVGGSNNYTVIDVNNSTVVNVNDSIIEVDNNNTVKDGNFSVEDGSKKDEVAKREEKVKKFTKALRETRKELKKINEELTEVSNLSKGLKEVNKSIKKLKDSNPNYVKDIMEKSNTVKDIVEKLRGINNLRERLMQVEDFTEEIIEICRNLNVLGKLSKELKKIDELEVILSREESGEGGTIKEHVEELKEVVHLKGRLNKALNLMNELKKELPTSEKESTTIDELTKSRDELTKSKKELISELAKLESFQKELEKLEKLESYKEELEEESNEGNNEEDNRRDSIWEGVKKRFSRLISFHEKIEEEAKKVIEKDQPPKKYRKFSKWLRDYKDSQTIVIIFTILAGVDISHLELLGSKLRIKIPSIEYFDLHTRNIDVNFNAKLSHAAKHSLFLGDVTNIFIEDISTIFIQCFYLGQVVSFGYTPIYTITKSIIHLLNNLFHIYTYKRNP encoded by the exons ATGAAGAAGTTGAagttatcttttatttttcttttatcaattattttactatcgATATTACCTGTAAAATCTTCCATTACATTTGTAGAAGAAACACCTGAAACCCCTTCAACTCCTCGCGtgttaaattcaaatttttatgatgatGGCACGATAGTCGTTCGAATAGTTCGTGTAAACTACACAGCTCCTCCAAAAATTTGTGTGGAGGAATTCTTATCACTTCGTATAATTTATCCCGATAAAACTATTAAGAAATTGGATCTTTCAgcagttaaattaaatatacaaccTTTCAACTTTTGTCTTCTTCCAACCGCTAATCCTATTAGATTttaccctgtaaaaaaaaattttttgcttatAACTTACGCGGAAGCTGAAGATGTAAACAGTCCTTACACTTATAATGATTGGGGAATGATCATCGACTTAGATGGATCATTTAAAAg taaaatttggTTAGGTACATCCTACGTTAATACTACTACTAACGAATGGTTGCCCGCCCAAGATTCTGTCACATTAAATATCCATAGAGACAATGGATTTCTTCGTACCGCGCCCGTAACTGGTACTAATTCTATGACCTTGAAACAATTCAAAGT AAATGAAATTGGTGAAGTTCAACTTCTTGCAGAAACTTCTATGAATTTTACGGCTACTCCAATCGAAACAGTTGCAACAATGGACGGAGGATACGCGATTATTTATCCTAATTATGAATttacaacaacaacaacaacaacaatgcCCCTTGCTCCATATATGTCGATccatggtttttttttacaaaacgGAAGTCCAGAAAAGCAAGGTCCATTTGTTCTTTATCAAACTCCAAATCCggtatcaaaaattattttacttgatTGTGATTTTACTAAAGTGGGATTTGGTCAAACTTGTATACTGGTTTTAAACATTGCACCAGTAATAGATCGAAAtacgtttattaaaattgatttccTTTCAACTGGaactgtatataatattactatgtTTCAAAACCCTGCTGATCTTATTGATTTTACTGTTGAGTCATTACAATATGGTGGCTATCTCTTATATAGTAGAGCACCATTTCCAAATGATATGACTAAACTTAATCTTTATGGTTATATTTTGGATGACCATGGTAATCGTTATGATTGGAATATATCATACCCTACTACAACAAATTTTAATGGTGATGTTTTAGTTTTACCAAATAATACTATCGCAATTCCTCAACCGGAATTTCAACAAACTTGGGGTTTGCTCACCACTGACTTGTACAAGATCAAGGGTGCACAAG ATCATGGTTATGGAAATTTACATATCTTCAACACAACTCCGAACATTGGTGAAATTATAAATCCATCTAAAATTGAATTCCTTACAAttcaattttatgataaagttGATTTATCATCTAATCATAACATTACAATTTTACAAGATGGTGGTATTATAAGACAAATTACTTCTGTAAGCCATAATAATGgagattttgtaaaaaatattgatggtTATACTATTCAAATCAAAGTGATTAATAGTACTTTTAATCAGCCTAATAcaatgtattatattataatggaTGATGGTTTTGTAAAGAGTAAAGATCTTCAAGAGCCTATCATTGGCATACAAGATAATTCTTGGAAGTTTTTTACAA cTAAAGAAGGTGTTACGCAAAACAGTGGTTtctcaaattattataaaaagaaagtaaacGCATCTGCCATCAACGGAAAAGTTCTATTAAACGTAGACGGGACAGATTACTTCAGAAGGATTAAAGacgataaaattaaagttaaagaattttttgacaatttaaCACGAGAACTGGCCGAAGCAATCCCTGTTGATTCGGAACgaatatatacaaattacaAACATGAAATTGATACTTCCGCTTCACCTGAACAATATATTCTATCTATTAATATTGGAAAAGCCAAGAATGAAACCGAAAGATCTGTTGATTCTATCtctgataatttaaatactttaataaggAATAAACTTATTACTGTTATTGGTACTGGAGagtatacaaattatttagatGAAAGATATGGATATGTACCCATAC cCAGGTGGATACAAGAACATTTGGGTAGTCTTCTTGGAACAATTGGATTGAACATCATATTATTGTCACTTGCTTATTGg tGTAACTCAATTGCAATTTTTTCATGTGGCAACGCTGTTGAAAAATTTGTGACGACAATCCTTTTTACTAGTAATGATGCAGATAGcgtggaaaaaatttttcctgcaag TCTTTTTTTCGTGACATTCCCGTTTATCGTAAATTTAGGTTTTGCATTTAAAGTTGTAATTGATGAACTTATGAGACATGACTtacgaaaattattaaaaaccatTAAAAGACTTAAAGATGACTTAGTAAAAGAAGGCAACAACTCTACAGTAGGAGGAGGCAACAATTCTACAGTAGGAGGAAGCAACAATTCTACAGTAGGAGGAAGCAACAATTCTACAGTAGGAGGAAGCAACAATTATACAGTAATAGATGTCAACAATTCTACAGTAGTAAATGTCAACGATTCCATAATAGAAGTAGACAACAATAATACAGTAAAAGATGGCAATTTTAGTGTAGAAGATGGATCAAAGAAAGACGAAGTTGCCAAGCGCGAAGAAAAAGTTAAGAAATTTACGAAAGCGTTAAGAGAAACtagaaaagaattaaaaaaaattaatgaagagTTAACAGAAGTTAGCAATCTCTCGAAAGGATTAAAAGAAGtcaataaaagtataaaaaaattaaaggattCAAATCCAAATTATGTAAAAGACATCATGGAAAAATCAAACACAGTAAAAGACATCGTGGAAAAATTGAGAGGGATCAACAATCTTAGAGAAAGATTAATGCAAGTTGAAGATTTTAcagaagaaataatagaaatttgtAGAAATTTAAATGTACTTGGcaaattatcaaaagaattgaaaaaaattgatgaattggAAGTTATCCTTTCCAGAGAAGAATCGGGAGAAGGAGGTACCATTAAGGAACATGtggaagaattaaaagaagttGTACACCTAAAAGGGCGATTAAATAAAGCTTTAAACCTTATGAATGagttaaaaaaagaactcCCGACGAGCGAAAAAGAATCTACGACGATCGATGAACTTACGAAGAGCAGAGATGAACTTacgaaaagtaaaaaagaactTATAAGCGAATTAGCAAAACTTGAGAGTTttcaaaaagaattagaaaaattagaaaaacttGAAAGCTATaaagaagaattagaagaaGAATCGAATGAAGGaaataatgaagaagataATAGAAGAGATAGTATATGGGAAGGAGTTAAGAAAAGGTTTAGTAGACTTATAAGTTTTCATGAGAAAATCGAAGAGGAGGCTAAAAAAGTGATAGAAAAAGATCAGCCGCCGAAGAAATAtcgaaaattttcaaaatggttAAGAGATTATAAAGATAGTCAAacaattgtaataatattcacGATATTAGCAGGAGTTGATATTTCACATTTAGAATTGCTTGGATCAAAGTTACGAATTAAAATTCCAAgtattgaatattttgatctACATACTCGAAATATTGACGTTAATTTTAATGCTAAATTATCTCATGCAGCAAAACATAGTTTATTTTTGGGTGATGTCACTAATATTTTCATTGAAGATATTTCTACAATATTTATTCAG tGTTTTTATTTAGGTCAAGTCGTATCATTTGGGTACACACCTATTTATACTATTACAAAATCTATTATTCATCTCCTTAATAACTTATTtcacatatatacatataaacgTAATCCTTGA
- a CDS encoding uncharacterized protein (SECRETED:cutsite_ASA-FT; SECRETED:prob_0.6635); SECRETED:SignalP(1-24) → MYYSFATLKLFILLSLTTISSASAFTTDNGLLSSTLQKRNQCKCSYAMADFNSDPVQGLVIFSQDESGHTEVAGIFKKGFEDTKASYGFKIVDECKNTLFDLTDGLNIKVDGCGGTKSFRHKFTNMSIDCDDNGILTKTLHHSKRHCNSSKFKKRGPNGAMTTQNGEGHGYAGLSK, encoded by the coding sequence ATGTACTATTCTTTTGCAACTTTGAAActctttattcttttatctCTCACAACTATTTCATCGGCTTCGGCTTTTACAACTGATAATGGATTATTATCTAGTACGCTCCAAAAGCGTAATCAATGCAAATGTTCATATGCAATGGCCGATTTCAACTCCGATCCAGTTCAAGGTCTTGTGATTTTTTCACAAGACGAAAGTGGTCACACAGAGGTCGCaggaatatttaaaaaaggctTCGAAGATACAAAAGCGTCTTACGGATTTAAAATTGTTGATGAGTGTAAGAATACACTTTTCGATCTCACGGATGGATTGAATATAAAAGTAGATGGCTGCGGCGGTACCAAATCTTTTAGACACAAGTTCACAAATATGTCCATTGACTGCGATGACAATGGAATTCTCACCAAAACTCTTCACCATAGTAAACGTCACTGTAATAGCAGTAAATTCAAGAAGCGTGGTCCTAATGGTGCCATGACAACACAAAATGGTGAAGGCCATGGTTACGCCggattatctaaataa